A stretch of DNA from Noviherbaspirillum sedimenti:
TTTCCACGATCAGTGCGGTGATGCGCTCCAGATGCGCGACGGTAGTGGCAAAATCGACGCCGCGCTCGAAACGGTGCGCCGCATCGGTTGAAAAATTGTAGCGGCGGGCACGCCCCTGGATGGCGTTCGGCCACCAGAAAGCGGCTTCGACGTAAATGTTTTGCGTCTCCAGCGTGACAGCGGTATCGTCGCCGCCCATGATGCCGGCCAGCGATTCGATGCCGCGATCGGCAGCGATGACGCCGACCCAGTCATCCACCTCGACCGTATTGCCGTTCAGGAGTTTGAGCGATTCGCCCTTGCGGCCCCAGCGCACATCCAGGCCGCCATCGATCTTGTCGAGGTCGAACACATGGGTCGGACGGCCCAGTTCCAGCATCACATAGTTGGAGATATCCACCAGTGCCGAGATTGGGCGCTGGCCGCTGCGCTCCAGGCGCCGCTTCATCCATTCCGGCGTCGCCGCCCTGGCATTGACACCACGGATCACGCGTCCTGAAAAGCGCCCGCACAGATCCGGCGCCGATACTTTCACCGCCAGCTTTTCAGCCGAATTGACCGCCACCGCAGTAAAGGTCGGCGCCTTCAGCGGCATACCGGTCAGGGCTGCGACTTCGCGCGCCACGCCCAGCACCGACAGGCAATCGGCCTTGTTCGGCGTCAGCTTGATGGTAAATTTGAGGTCGTTCAGCAGATAATAATCGCGGAAATTCTGGCCGACCGGCGCATCTTCCGGCAAATCCATCAGGCCGGCATTTTCTTCCGACAGGCGCAATTCGCGCGCCGAGCACAGCATGCCCTGCGACTCGACCCCGCGCAATTGACCGACCTTGATCTCGAAGGATTTGCCATCGTCGCCCGGCGGCAGCATGGCGCCGGCCATGGCGCACGCCACCTTCATGCCGGCGCGCACATTGGGCGCACCGCAGACGATGTTGAGCAGCGTGCCGGTGCCGGCATCGACCTGGCACACGTTCAGACGGTCGGCATTGGGATGCCTGGCGACTTCCAGCACCTTGGCCACGACCACGTTCGAGAAAGGCTGAGCGACCGGTTCGACTTCCTCGACCTCGAGGCCCGACATCGTCAGCAAATGCGCCAGCTCATCCGAAGTCATCTTCGGATCGACCATCGTACGCAGCCATTTTTCGGAAAATTGCATAATTCAGCCTTCAGATATTCTAAACAATTGCGCGATCAATTGAACTGCTTCAGGAAGCGCAAATCGCCCTCGTAAAACAGGCGCAAATCGTTGATGCCGTAGCGCAGCATGGTCAGGCGCTCCAGGCCGGAACCAAAGGCAAAGCCAAGGTATTTTTCCGGGTCCAGGCCATAATTGCGCACCACCGTCGGATGCACCTGGCCAGCGCCGGAAACTTCCAGCCAGCGCCCTTTCAACGGACCGCTGCCGAAGGCGATATCGATCTCGGCCGACGGTTCGGTGAAGGGAAAGTACGAGGGACGGAAGCGCACCTGCAAGTCGTCGGTCTCGAAGAAGGCCTTGACGAAATTGAGGTACACGCCCTTCAGGTCGGCAAAGCTGATGTCTTCGGCAATCCACAAGCCCTCGACCTGGTGGAACATCGGCGAATGGGTGGCATCGCTGTCGACGCGATAGGTACGGCCAGGCGCGATCACCTTGATCGGCGGCGTATGCGTACGTGCGTAGCGCACCTGCATCGGGCTGGTATGGGTGCGCAGCAGCAGCGGCTTGCCGGCGCCATCCTTTTCCTCGATGTAGAAAGTATCCTGCATCGAACGCGCCGGATGGTTTTCCGGGCTGTTCAAGGCGGTGAAATTATTCCAGTCGGTCTCGATCTCGGGGCCGTCGGCCACATCGAAGCCGATCGAAGCAAAGATTTCCTCGACGCGCTGCCAGGTGCGCATCACCGGGTGAATGCCGCCGACGCCACGGCCGCGACCCGGCATGCTGACGTCGATCGCTTCGGCGTTCAGGCGCGCTTCCAGCTGCGCATTGGCCAGCGCATCGCGGCGCGCTGTCAGCGCATTCTCGATCTGTTCCTTGGCGGCGTTGATGACGGCGCCCTGGGCCTTGCGCTCTTCCGGCGCCAGCTTGCCCAGGCCCTTCATCTGTTCGGTGATTTGCCCGGTCTTGCCGAGATATTTCGCCTTCGCGTTTTCCAGCGCGGCGGCATCCTGCGCGGCGGCGAAATCAGCCTGCGCCTGGATGACGAGTTGTTCTAGGGGATTCATGCTTTGCCAATTCAAAATAAAACGGGGCCAAGGTGTCGACCTTTGCCCCGCCTGTATTGCACGGCACCGAAGTGCCGCAAGCATTGCTTACGCAGCGATCTTGGCCTTCACCTGATTGACAATCGCGGCAAATGCCGGCTTGTCCATCACAGCCATGTCAGCCAGGACTTTACGGTCCAGCTCGATCGAAGCTTTCTTCAAGCCATTCATGAACACGCTGTAGGTCAGACCGTGCTGACGCGAAGCCGCGTTGATACGGGTGATCCACAGTGCGCGGAACACGCGCTTCTTGTTACGACGATCGCGGTAGGCATATTGGCCTGCGCGCATGACCGCCTGCTTGGCGATGCGGTAGACCGTGCTGCGGCGGCCGCGGTAACCCTTGGCGGCGTTGAGGACTTTCTTGTGACGGGCGCGTGCGGTAACCCCACGTTTAACTCTAGGCATAGTAGCTCCTTATGTGTGAGGTTAGGCGAACGGCATCATGCGCATGACGGATACGACGTCAGCAGCATGAACGTTGGTGATACCGCGCAATTGGCGCTTGTTTTTGGTGGTTTTCTTGGTCAGGATGTGACGCTTGAAAGCGTGACCACATTTGACAGTTCCACCCGGGCGCACGCGAAAACGCTTCTTCGCGCTGCTCTTGGTCTTCATTTTTGCCATGACAATGTCTGTCCTTGAGGGACAGCTCCATTTTTTAGATGATTGCAGGTGGCAACACTTCGTTGCACTTGGATGCCTGCTTTCACTTATTTTGCAGTGGCATCGAGGCCGCTGCAGTTTGTGTGTCTCGTCCATTACTGGGCGGGGCACGCAATTTTTTATAGTGTTGGGGACAGAGTAACTCGGCACGCTGCGGCGCCTCGCAAACTCTTTCCCCAATCTACTTAATTAGTCGGGGACAGAGTAGCTCGCCGCGCTTCGGCGGCTTACAAACTCTGTCCCCGATTTATTACTTTTTCTTCTTCGGCGCCAGAACCATAATCATCTGGCGGCCTTCCATCTTCGGAAACTGCTCGACCTGGGCATACGGCTCCAAGTCGGCTTTCAAACGCTCCAGCATACGCATGCCAATATCCTGATGCGCCATTTCGCGACCGCGATAACGCAATGTGATCTTGGCCTTGTCACCGTCTTCATCAAGGAACCTGATCAGGTTACGCAGCTTGATGTTGTAGTCACCGTCATCGGTACCCGGCCGGAATTTCACTTCCTTGACCAGGACGATTTTTTGCTTGAGCTTGGCTTCGTGCGCTTTTTTCTGTTCCTGGTATTTGAACTTGCCGTAATCCATCAAGCGGCATACCGGCGGCTGCGCAGTCGGCGCAATTTCCACCAAGTCCACATTGGCTTCTTCGGCCAAGCGGAAAGCTTCGGCCAGACTGACGATGCCAAGGGCTTCGTTTTCAACACCAGACAAGCGCACCTCAGGTGCGGTGATTTCGCCATTGATGCGATGCGATTTATCCGTAGCTATTGCAGTTTCCTTTAAAAATCAAATAATTAAGCCGTGCTCCACGTCGAGGGGTCCCGATCAGACTTTGGTATCGACCTCGTTTTTCAGGCGTTCCACCAGCTGATCGACGGGCATGACACCCAGATCGACATTCCCTCGCGCACGCACGGCCACGGTGTTGGCATCCCGCTCCTTGTCGCCGATGACGACGATGTAAGGCAGCTTTTTAACAGAATGCTCGCGTATTTTATAGGTTATTTTCTCGTTACGCAAATCGAGCTGAACCCTAAACCCTTGTTTTTTCAGGTTTTGTGCGACGCTTTGCGCATAATCAGACTGCGCATCCGAAATGTTCAAGACGGCAACCTGCACCGGCGCCAGCCACAAAGGCAGCGCGCCGGCGTGATTTTCGATCAAAATGCCGATAAAACGCTCCAAAGAGCCAACAATTGCCCGATGCAGCATCACCGGCACCTTGCGGGTATTGTCGACATCGACATACTCCGCACCGAGGCGGCCCGGCATCGAGAAATCGACCTGCATGGTGCCAACCTGCCATGGGCGACCCAGCGAATCCTTCAGGTGGTATTCGATCTTCGGACCGTAAAAAGCGCCTTCACCCGGCAATTCCTCCCAGGTCACGCCGCAAGCCTTGAGCGCATTGCGCAGGGTATCTTCCGCACGATCCCAGACTTCGTCCGAGCCGATGCGGTTTTCCGGGCGCAAGGCGATCTTGATCGAAATACCGGAAAAGCCGAAATCGGCATACACCTGCATGGCCTGGGTATGGAAAGCCTGCACTTCTTCCAGGATCTGCTCTTCGGTGCAGAAAATATGGCCGTCATCCTGGGTAAAGCCGCGTACGCGCATGATGCCGTGCAGCGCGCCGGATGGCTCGTTGCGGTGGCACTGGCCGAATTCGCCATAACGCAGCGGCAGGTCGCGGTAGCTGCGCATGTCCGAGTTGTAAATCTGCACATGCCCAGGGCAATTCATCGGCTTCAACGCATAGTTGCGGTTTTCCGATTCGGTCACGAACATGTTTTCGCGATAGTTTTCCCAGTGGCCGGTCTTTTCCCACAGGCTGCGATCAAGGATTTGCGGCGCCTTGACTTCCTGATAACCATTTTGCTGGTACACGCTGCGCATGTATTGCTCGACCTGCTGCCACACGGTCCAGCCCTTCGGGTGCCAGAACACCAGGCCCGGGGCTTCTTCCTGGAAGTGAAACAGGTCCAGCGCCTTGCCCAGCTTGCGGTGATCGCGCTTCTCGGCTTCCTCCAGCATGTGCAAGTAGGCTTCCTGATCTTCCTTCTTGGCCCAGGCGGTACCATACACGCGCTGCAGCATCTCGTTCTTCGAGTCGCCGCGCCAGTAGGCACCAGCCAGCTTCATCAGCTTGAAGACCTTCAGCTTGCCGGTCGATGGCACGTGCGGACCGCGGCACAGGTCGGTGAACTTGCCCTCGGCATACAGCGACACATCCTGGTCGGCCGGGATCGATGCAATGATTTCCGCCTTATAGGCTTCGCCGATCGACTTGAAATAGGTCACCGCCTCGTCGCGCGGCAACACCGTGCGGGTAACCGGCTCGTCCTTCTTTGCCAGTTCCGCCATCTTCTTTTCGATCGCTAGCAAGTCGTCCGGGGTGAAAGGGCGCTTGTAGGAAAAATCGTAGTAAAAGCCGTTCTCGATCACCGGGCCGATGGTCACCTGGGCGTCCGGAAACAATTCCTTGACCGCGTAAGCCAGCAAGTGCGCGGTCGAATGGCGGATCACTTCCAGGCCATCGGCATCCTTGTCGGTGACGATGGCGAGATCGGCATCCTGCTCGATCAGGTAGGAAGTGTCGACCAGCTTGCCGTCGACCTTGCCGGCCAGCGCCGCCTTGGCAAGACCCGCGCCGATACTGGCGGCGACTTGCGCCACCGTGACCGGCGCATCGAATTGACGTTGTGAACCATCGGGAAGTCGGATTGCAACCATTTATTTTCTCCATGCGGCAGCAAGCTGCTTGCGGACTTAGAACTAAAACTGCGTGAAAAATGCGGGCAAAAAAAAACGCGGACCAGCCGCGTTCTTCATTCAAGCGATGAAAGACCCGACTAGCGTCGCTGCGTACCACTGATGCTAGTTCGCGGTGTCATAACCAGGTGCCTTTCTCGCTCTTACAGAATATGTTGTCGAAATTAAATTCCAGACTTGCTGGCGCAATTTTCGCCAAACGAGCATTCTAGGAGGATTTCCGGAGGATGTCCATTAATCATTCTTGACCACAATCGTCGGAAACTTGCTGGTCATATCCCTGGCCTTTTCTGCCACCTTGACCGCCACCTTGCGGGCGATCTGCCGGTAAATCTCCGCCACCGGCCCTTCCGGATCGGCCACCACGGTCGGCTTGCCCGAATCGGTCTGTTCGCGAATCGACATGGTCAGCGGCAGCGCGCCGAGAAAATCGACGCCGTATTCCCGGCACATCTTCTCGCCGCCGCCGGCGCCGAAGATCGCTTCGGCATGGCCACAGTTGGAACAGATGTGGGTACTCATGTTCTCGACCACGCCGAGGATGGGGATGTCCACCTTCTCGAACATCTTCAGGCCCTTGCGCGCATCCAGCAAGGCGATGTCCTGGGGCGTGGTGACGATCACGGCGCCAGTCACCGGCACTTTTTGCGACAGGGTCAGCTGGATGTCGCCGGTGCCTGGCGGCATGTCGATGATCAGGTAATCCAGTGCACGCCAGTTGGTCTGCTCCAGCAATTGCATCAGCGCCTGCACGACCATCGGGCCGCGCCAG
This window harbors:
- the pheS gene encoding phenylalanine--tRNA ligase subunit alpha, with protein sequence MNPLEQLVIQAQADFAAAQDAAALENAKAKYLGKTGQITEQMKGLGKLAPEERKAQGAVINAAKEQIENALTARRDALANAQLEARLNAEAIDVSMPGRGRGVGGIHPVMRTWQRVEEIFASIGFDVADGPEIETDWNNFTALNSPENHPARSMQDTFYIEEKDGAGKPLLLRTHTSPMQVRYARTHTPPIKVIAPGRTYRVDSDATHSPMFHQVEGLWIAEDISFADLKGVYLNFVKAFFETDDLQVRFRPSYFPFTEPSAEIDIAFGSGPLKGRWLEVSGAGQVHPTVVRNYGLDPEKYLGFAFGSGLERLTMLRYGINDLRLFYEGDLRFLKQFN
- the rplT gene encoding 50S ribosomal protein L20, producing MPRVKRGVTARARHKKVLNAAKGYRGRRSTVYRIAKQAVMRAGQYAYRDRRNKKRVFRALWITRINAASRQHGLTYSVFMNGLKKASIELDRKVLADMAVMDKPAFAAIVNQVKAKIAA
- the rpmI gene encoding 50S ribosomal protein L35, translated to MAKMKTKSSAKKRFRVRPGGTVKCGHAFKRHILTKKTTKNKRQLRGITNVHAADVVSVMRMMPFA
- the infC gene encoding translation initiation factor IF-3, whose translation is MATDKSHRINGEITAPEVRLSGVENEALGIVSLAEAFRLAEEANVDLVEIAPTAQPPVCRLMDYGKFKYQEQKKAHEAKLKQKIVLVKEVKFRPGTDDGDYNIKLRNLIRFLDEDGDKAKITLRYRGREMAHQDIGMRMLERLKADLEPYAQVEQFPKMEGRQMIMVLAPKKKK
- the thrS gene encoding threonine--tRNA ligase; this translates as MVAIRLPDGSQRQFDAPVTVAQVAASIGAGLAKAALAGKVDGKLVDTSYLIEQDADLAIVTDKDADGLEVIRHSTAHLLAYAVKELFPDAQVTIGPVIENGFYYDFSYKRPFTPDDLLAIEKKMAELAKKDEPVTRTVLPRDEAVTYFKSIGEAYKAEIIASIPADQDVSLYAEGKFTDLCRGPHVPSTGKLKVFKLMKLAGAYWRGDSKNEMLQRVYGTAWAKKEDQEAYLHMLEEAEKRDHRKLGKALDLFHFQEEAPGLVFWHPKGWTVWQQVEQYMRSVYQQNGYQEVKAPQILDRSLWEKTGHWENYRENMFVTESENRNYALKPMNCPGHVQIYNSDMRSYRDLPLRYGEFGQCHRNEPSGALHGIMRVRGFTQDDGHIFCTEEQILEEVQAFHTQAMQVYADFGFSGISIKIALRPENRIGSDEVWDRAEDTLRNALKACGVTWEELPGEGAFYGPKIEYHLKDSLGRPWQVGTMQVDFSMPGRLGAEYVDVDNTRKVPVMLHRAIVGSLERFIGILIENHAGALPLWLAPVQVAVLNISDAQSDYAQSVAQNLKKQGFRVQLDLRNEKITYKIREHSVKKLPYIVVIGDKERDANTVAVRARGNVDLGVMPVDQLVERLKNEVDTKV